Proteins encoded together in one Quercus lobata isolate SW786 chromosome 3, ValleyOak3.0 Primary Assembly, whole genome shotgun sequence window:
- the LOC115981327 gene encoding uncharacterized protein LOC115981327 produces the protein MADLVFNFEIHHGGQFVWNPDLVYLGGSTSFVDNVDPDRLSYFEIQDICCDVGALSTSRYHYLIPGGNLEQGLRLINEDDNVVYMCEIHAAWPTDKITLYVEGGEEPLAVEQPFGNEEVANDDDDDDVHEVGESDDDVHEVHEGGNVDAEGGDFDWLEEGFERPDFDDDVFGNVDDGPSTRAAPHRPSEGDDGPSTHEDAAPHRNTAADPPLEEGEWIDPPLEDDQESLVGSDDDQPAPAAKEPEFNVQTDMRKPELKKGMKFPNSKAFREALREYAIKKPVNIKFKLNKKKKISVYCINECGWRCYASQLPEELTFQIKTFNPECTCPRSFKHSQVTSTYVAKKFMQEFDKNPNWKVAGVQHHVKQALEVDISYSQVYRAKRKATDLVTGDEQLQYGKLRDYAEMIRLTDKGSRVILQTEMEDENAQPKFKRMYIRKQRFMGMVSAAVFR, from the exons ATGGCTGACTTAGTATTCAATTTTGAGATTCATCATGGTGGGCAGTTTGTGTGGAACCCAGATTTGGTATATTTAGGAGGTAGTACTTCTTTTGTTGATAATGTTGACCCAGATAgacttagttattttgaaatacAAGATATTTGTTGTGATGTGGGGGCACTTAGTACAAGTAGATATCATTATCTTATTCCTGGAGGTAATTTGGAGCAAGGGTTAAGGCTTATAAATGAAGATGATAATGTTGTTTATATGTGTGAGATCCATGCTGCATGGCCTACAGATAAGATAACACTATATGTTGAGGGTGGTGAGGAGCCACTTGCTGTTGAACAACCATTTGGTAATGAGGAAGTagcaaatgatgatgatgatgatgatgtgcatGAGGTGGGTGAGAGTGATGATGATGTGCATGAGGTGCATGAGGGAGGTAATGTGGATGCTGAAGGAGGTGATTTTGATTGGTTAGAGGAAGGGTTTGAGAGGCcagattttgatgatgatgtttTTGGAAATGTAGATGATGGGCCATCTACACGTGCAGCCCCACATAGGCCCTCTGAAGGAGATGATGGGCCATCTACCCATGAGGATGCAGCCCCACATAGGAATACTGCAGCTGACCCACCTCTTGAAGAGGGTGAATGGATTGACCCACCTCTTGAAGATGACCAGGAAAGTCTAGTAGGGTCTGATGATGATCAGCCAGCACCAGCTGCAAAAGAACCTGAGTTTAATGTCCAAACTGACATGAGAAAGCCAGAGTTAAAGAAAGGAATGAAGTTTCCAAACTCTAAAGCATTTAGGGAGGCATTGAGGGAATATGCGATAAAGAAGCCAGTAAATATCAAGTTCAAGctgaataagaagaagaagatatcaGTTTATTGTATTAATGAATGTGGATGGAGGTGTTATGCATCTCAACTACCTGAAGAGTTGACATtccaaataaaaacattcaatcCGGAGTGCACTTGCCCTAGATCCTTCAAACACAGCCAAGTGACTTCAACTTATGTTGCAAAGAAATTTATGCAGGAGTTTGACAAAAACCCCAATTGGAAAGTGGCTGGTGTTCAACATCATGTGAAGCAAGCACTTGAAGTTGACATAAGTTACAGTCAAGTGTATAGGGCAAAAAGGAAAGCTACTGACTTGGTTACTGGGGATGAACAGCTGCAATATGGGAAACTTAGGGATTATGCAGAGATGATAAGATTGACTGATAAAGGAAGTAGGGTTATTTTGCAAACTGAAATGGAAGATGAAAATGCACAGCCGAAATTTAAGAGAATGTATATTAG aaaacaaagattcaTGGGTATGGTTTCTGCAGCAGTTTTCAGATGA
- the LOC115981326 gene encoding uncharacterized protein LOC115981326, giving the protein MRGIAKYTGKVCPNIQDKLERLKHESIPFSATPAGSFMYEVDNGRERHVVDLAKKACSCRIWDLTGLPCKHGISAIVKNLEKVEDYVHPCYLKETFAETYKEIIQPMPGQSEWVKTNQPAPVAPHVYKPPGRPPKQRKRDPEEPRNPYRVSRMNKTIKCGKCKKEGHNARGCKAGITGETPWQRRDRLAKSAAAQGSKSTKTKQTATPQTASQPPSTRSQSSYSTFGQTASQPAPNNRSEAATQPATRSKANWFSSSSQPSFHTPRETWDSLPSQPSASARGFKGRKFQPVGGKGKNAAGKGT; this is encoded by the exons atGAGAGGTATAGCAAAATACACTGGAAAAGTTTGTCCTAATATTCAAGACAAATTAGAGAGGTTAAAACATGAATCTATACCTTTCAGTGCTACTCCAGCAGGCAGCTTCATGTATGAGGTTGATAATGGTCGTGAGAGACATGTGGTTGACTTGGCTAAGAAAGCATGCAGCTGTAGGATTTGGGATTTGACAGGACTTCCCTGCAAACATGGGATCTCTGCTATTGTTAAGAACCTGGAGAAAGTGGAGGACTATGTGCATCCTTGTTACTTAAAAGAGACATTTGCTGAAACATACAAAGAGATAATACAGCCAATGCCTGGCCAGTCTGAGTGGGTTAAGACTAACCAACCTGCTCCTGTTGCTCCTCATGTGTATAAACCACCTGGCAGACCaccaaagcaaagaaaaagagatccTGAAGAGCCAAGGAACCCTTATAGAGTTTCTAGGATGAACAAGACAATCAAGTGTGGGAAGTGCAAGAAAGAAGGACATAATGCAAGAGGGTGCAAGGCAGGCATCACTGGTGAAACTCCATGGCAGAGAAGAGATAGACTTGCTAAATCAGCAGCT GCACAAGGCAGTAAATCTACAAAAACAAAGCAGACTGCAACACCTCAAACTGCATCTCAGCCACCAAGTACTAGATCTCAGAGTTCATACAGTACTTTTGGTCAAACTGCATCTCAACCTGCACCAAACAATAGATCTGAGGCTGCAACTCAACCTGCAACTAGATCTAAGGCTAACTGGTTCTCTTCATCCTCACAACCAAGCTTCCATACCCCTAGAGAGACATGGGATTCTTTACCATCTCAG CCAAGTGCATCTGCTAGGGGGTTTAAAGGCAGAAAGTTTCAACCAGTTGGTGGAAAGGGCAAGAATGCAGCTGGCAAGGGCACCTAA